A window of the Rubeoparvulum massiliense genome harbors these coding sequences:
- a CDS encoding 3-hydroxybutyryl-CoA dehydrogenase yields MKVERILVVGAGQMGSGIAQVAAQAGFQVYLYDQIPAALERGATGIVERLNRNVVKGKMTEVEKDQTLQQLQVINELAEGVNVDMVIEAVVERLDVKQALFQQLDQLLPAHAILASNTSSLPITQLAAVTGRPEQVVGMHFMNPVPVMRLVEVIRGLATVDATVTTVLQMAERMGKVAVEVNDYPGFISNRILMPMINEAIYAVYEGVSTVEAVDTIMKLGMNHPMGPLQLADFIGLDTCLYIMEILHEGFGDSKYRPCPLLRNYVAAGWLGRKTGRGFYVYQDEN; encoded by the coding sequence ATGAAGGTAGAACGTATTTTGGTGGTTGGAGCAGGTCAGATGGGAAGCGGAATTGCTCAAGTGGCTGCCCAGGCAGGTTTTCAAGTCTATCTATATGATCAGATTCCTGCAGCATTAGAGCGTGGAGCAACTGGAATTGTAGAACGGCTAAACCGTAATGTGGTCAAAGGGAAAATGACGGAGGTAGAGAAAGATCAAACCCTTCAACAGCTTCAGGTCATCAATGAGCTAGCAGAAGGCGTCAATGTTGATATGGTGATTGAAGCAGTAGTAGAACGACTTGATGTAAAGCAAGCGCTCTTTCAGCAGTTGGATCAACTGCTTCCTGCTCATGCCATCTTGGCGAGTAATACATCATCCTTGCCCATTACCCAGCTTGCTGCGGTCACAGGACGGCCAGAACAAGTGGTAGGAATGCACTTTATGAACCCTGTACCTGTCATGCGACTTGTGGAAGTGATTCGCGGTTTAGCAACAGTGGATGCTACGGTGACCACCGTCTTACAGATGGCGGAGCGAATGGGGAAGGTAGCTGTGGAGGTCAATGATTACCCCGGATTTATCTCCAATCGTATCCTGATGCCCATGATTAATGAAGCCATTTATGCAGTCTATGAAGGGGTTAGCACGGTGGAGGCTGTGGATACCATCATGAAGCTAGGGATGAATCATCCCATGGGTCCGTTACAATTGGCTGACTTCATCGGGCTAGACACCTGCCTTTATATCATGGAGATCCTTCATGAAGGCTTTGGTGACAGTAAGTATCGCCCTTGCCCTCTCCTTCGTAATTATGTGGCTGCAGGCTGGCTTGGTCGCAAAACAGGCAGAGGATTTTATGTATATCAAGATGAGAACTGA
- a CDS encoding acetyl-CoA C-acetyltransferase — translation MKSVIVSAARTPFGKLGGQLSSLSAVQLGGIVMEEALHRAQWDPMHLDQVLMGMVLQGGAGQIPARQAARHAGVPWEVPADTVNKVCASGLRSVTMADQIIRSGDAKIILAGGMESMSQAPYASKGMRWGERMGNSQFIDLMVHDGLTCPFQDVHMAIYGSQAAERMEISREEQDEWALRSHQRAIAAMKAGRLADELVEVKVSQKKGAVMLVGQDEGPREDTSIEKLSALQPLFLREGTVTAGNAPGVNDGAGAMLLMEEQFAKETDHTPLAIIHGHAQVGTEAANLAMTPGLAIQKLLAQTGMELAQIHLFEVNEAFASVVLTTQRIIDWDPERVNVNGGAIAFGHPIGASGTRILMTLIYELRRRGGGYGIAAICSGAAQGDAILVEVPAD, via the coding sequence ATGAAAAGTGTGATTGTAAGTGCTGCTCGTACACCATTTGGGAAGCTAGGTGGTCAATTAAGTAGCTTAAGTGCCGTCCAACTGGGTGGGATCGTCATGGAGGAGGCCTTGCATCGTGCCCAATGGGATCCTATGCATCTTGATCAGGTATTAATGGGCATGGTACTCCAAGGTGGAGCGGGACAGATCCCTGCGCGACAGGCTGCTCGCCATGCAGGGGTCCCTTGGGAAGTCCCAGCGGATACGGTGAATAAAGTATGTGCATCAGGATTGCGGAGTGTGACCATGGCTGATCAGATCATTCGTTCCGGTGATGCAAAGATTATTCTGGCTGGAGGAATGGAAAGTATGAGTCAGGCCCCCTATGCGAGCAAGGGGATGCGTTGGGGGGAACGCATGGGCAATAGCCAATTCATCGATTTGATGGTACATGATGGACTCACCTGTCCATTTCAGGATGTCCATATGGCCATCTATGGTAGCCAAGCGGCTGAAAGGATGGAGATCAGTCGCGAGGAGCAGGATGAATGGGCATTGCGCTCGCACCAACGAGCCATTGCAGCCATGAAAGCAGGTAGATTAGCAGATGAGCTAGTTGAAGTAAAGGTATCCCAGAAAAAAGGGGCTGTCATGTTGGTAGGACAAGATGAAGGACCACGTGAGGATACCTCCATCGAGAAATTGTCAGCACTACAACCGCTCTTTTTGCGAGAGGGTACGGTAACAGCTGGAAATGCACCAGGTGTAAATGATGGGGCAGGTGCTATGCTCCTGATGGAGGAGCAATTTGCTAAAGAAACAGACCATACACCACTAGCCATCATTCATGGTCATGCCCAAGTGGGTACGGAGGCTGCGAATCTAGCAATGACGCCAGGTCTTGCCATTCAGAAGCTACTAGCACAGACCGGAATGGAATTGGCCCAGATCCATCTCTTTGAGGTGAATGAGGCCTTTGCTTCTGTTGTCTTAACAACGCAACGGATCATTGATTGGGATCCGGAACGGGTCAATGTGAATGGAGGAGCAATCGCTTTTGGTCATCCCATCGGCGCCAGCGGAACACGAATCCTCATGACATTGATCTACGAGCTGCGGCGGCGCGGTGGTGGTTATGGGATCGCTGCCATCTGCAGCGGTGCAGCCCAAGGGGATGCTATTTTAGTAGAGGTACCAGCTGATTAA